From a region of the Methanobacterium sp. genome:
- a CDS encoding tetratricopeptide repeat protein: MTNNQAKKLYQTGIELMGYGKSQEAINYFREAVEANPSCMEANLELGYLVGATENYEEALKAFDNALKIQKTFPGLFGKGICHFFMEEYGKSLDAFMDAQEIGENEDLWYYLGSLHLIYTDNIEGAINCFDMAISINEKFIEAWNDCGVAYSILENDETALVHFKDALDIDPEFKPAIYNMGATLVDMERYEESLKYLDRTLESEPDNFKALFYKGNALYSMEKEEEAVEYFKKALKVDKDQEELWNYLGYIQSSIGQNHEAIESLNQAIKLNNDFEEAYINLGNVYLALGKDDLALDRFKRVLEIYPDNEEILREIEDLKGN, translated from the coding sequence TTGACCAATAATCAAGCTAAAAAACTTTATCAAACAGGAATAGAATTAATGGGCTATGGGAAGTCTCAAGAAGCCATAAATTACTTCCGCGAAGCAGTAGAAGCAAATCCTTCTTGTATGGAAGCCAATTTAGAATTGGGATACCTTGTAGGTGCCACTGAAAACTATGAAGAAGCCTTAAAAGCATTCGATAATGCTTTAAAAATACAGAAAACATTTCCGGGGCTTTTTGGGAAGGGTATCTGCCATTTTTTCATGGAAGAATATGGAAAATCATTGGATGCATTTATGGACGCCCAGGAAATCGGTGAAAACGAAGACCTATGGTACTATTTGGGGAGTCTGCATTTAATTTATACAGACAACATTGAAGGTGCTATTAATTGTTTTGATATGGCCATATCTATTAATGAAAAATTTATTGAAGCATGGAATGATTGTGGCGTGGCTTACAGTATCTTAGAAAATGATGAAACAGCTCTTGTACATTTCAAAGATGCATTAGATATTGATCCTGAGTTTAAGCCCGCAATTTATAATATGGGTGCTACATTAGTTGATATGGAGCGTTATGAGGAATCATTAAAGTATCTGGATCGAACATTAGAAAGTGAGCCTGATAATTTCAAAGCCTTATTTTACAAGGGAAACGCGTTATATTCTATGGAAAAAGAGGAAGAAGCAGTAGAATACTTTAAAAAAGCTCTAAAGGTTGATAAAGACCAGGAAGAACTTTGGAATTACCTGGGCTATATTCAATCAAGCATTGGACAAAATCATGAGGCAATAGAATCTCTAAATCAGGCAATTAAACTCAATAATGATTTTGAAGAAGCTTATATTAATCTTGGAAATGTTTATCTGGCTTTAGGAAAAGATGATCTGGCTTTAGATCGTTTTAAAAGAGTATTAGAAATTTATCCAGATAATGAAGAGATCTTAAGGGAAATTGAGGATTTAAAAGGTAATTAG